One region of Erythrolamprus reginae isolate rEryReg1 chromosome 8, rEryReg1.hap1, whole genome shotgun sequence genomic DNA includes:
- the LOC139171346 gene encoding uncharacterized protein isoform X1, with product MELPQRIPTAARKENIPPALNCYGAAKEQRRIRKDINIHLLLSSGSHLGELWTQVGSSIRGPNHLGENIGKVPSGRTGTSSQFQTNLFCPPSGLAKASLVQQQTNLESNPHRRRWEGGTLKRTPLRGFPERVFRDVLRNPSAMKNREQYLLKEPQELFTGSRKSYEAHKAGRKSSSPCQFSPDPSHCSSSNCCPLPMVFSGVRDSSPPGPALTLESLVDGDSSPEGSQTFLRSSSQSSANWCWSLHGLKKERTSICCESWSPTQVRQPAPNPQTSTVAVRKVQSSLEGSATGQWKSKWRTMLNSPLLTCQEDDSSCLKSSSGTPPTTIQKDELQDQGYLRTFGPEERLSGTFCGSERNIKNLPVEVFSLKSVENSLKTLHAGSSPNGKLSVEDTHEEKLPTLDPSEVPLCHRFEKKNGDFAAHEAGDKYGEDGGEPTITSSVDETSLLTALQKVHLFEEITWKSPRKGSQPANTPVWPRHLQKDSGPLRGYFVLLGNKKLSNAFQRWRSHWEKRQRIHQLVFQTQTRLARRCFKAWQSLTQRKWHSQVALEYLRAQSLRATFRQWFLMVEARRNAKMAVIELLGTKRPSSCGPWRDPDRRTWPPKCVENTLDSLFHLRMLQKAFLTWEARCWEVQQAKAFHHGLTLRHLREALGRWHRRSHSLTPLGLAEGSLLALADLQESSSSSALPITSQAVQLVELGLTSLGTVEEPSGLPALAPRCLNCNFDRENPTHVSNRVRKHGRLWKHSIQLHRYQGMWDARQLTKAWLLWKDTCRTKWVVKALQRWQRRTQWGWKIWRQRWLQLHVAQHFHEDEEKQLLKTAFGRWRWLAAVSGIQTE from the exons ATGGAATTGCCTCAAAGGATCCCGACAGCAGCCAGGAAAGAAAACATTCCCCCGGCTTTAAATTGCTACGGGGCCGCAAAAG AGCAAAGAAGGATCCGGAAGGACATCAACATTCATCTACTCCTCTCCTCAGGAAGCCATCTTGGAGAGCTCTGGACCCAGGTGGGTTCCAGCATTCGTGGTCCAAATCATCTTGGAGAAAACATCGGAAAAGTCCCATCAGGAAGGACAGGGACCAGCAGCCAATTTCAAACCAATCTCTTTTGTCCTCCCAGTGGTCTCGCCAAGGCCTCCTTGGTCCAGCAGCAAACCAACCTTGAGTCCAACCCACACAGGAGAAGGTGGGAAGGTGGGACGTTAAAAAGGACCCCTCTGAGGGGCTTCCCAGAGAGAGTTTTCCGCGACGTCCTCAGGAACCCATCTGCTATGAAAAACAGAGAACAATATTTGCTGAAAGAACCACAGGAGCTCTTCACTGGGTCGAGAAAAAGCTACGAGGCCCACAAGGCCGGGAGGAAGTCCTCCTCACCTTGCCAGTTTTCACCAGATCCATCTCATTGTTCCTCATCCAACTGTTGTCCGCTTCCGATGGTCTTCAGTGGGGTCAGGGACTCCTCACCTCCAGGACCAGCCCTTACTTTAGAAAGTCTGGTTGATGGTGATTCTTCTCCTGAGGGATCTCAGACTTTCCTAAGGTCTTCTTCTCAAAGTTCTGCCAATTGGTGCTGGTCCCTCCATGGGCTTAAGAAGGAACGGACTTCCATTTGTTGTGAATCCTGGTCACCTACTCAGGTTCGTCAACCAGCACCCAATCCACAGACCTCAACCGTGGCTGTGCGAAAGGTCCAGTCTTCGTTGGAAGGCAGTGCCACTGggcaatggaaaagcaaatggcGAACCATGCTTAACTCCCCCTTGCTGACATGTCAGGAAGATGATTCCAGTTGTCTGAAGAGCAGTTCAGGAACACCACCgaccacaatacaaaaagatgAGTTGCAGGATCAGGGCTATCTGAGGACATTTGGTCCAGAAGAACGTCTTTCTGGAACCTTCTGTGGCTCTGAGAGGAACATCAAGAACCTTCCAGTGGAGGTCTTTTCCCTCAAGAGTGTAGAGAACTCCCTCAAGACGTTGCATGCAGGGTCTTCTCCGAACGGAAAGTTGTCGGTGGAGGACACGCACGAAGAGAAGCTACCGACTCTTGATCCTTCTGAGGTTCCATTATGTCACCGCTTTGAGAAgaaaaatggagattttgccgCCCATGAAGCTGGAGATAAGTATGGAGAAGATGGTGGAGAGCCCACCATCACCTCCTCTGTTGATGAGACCAGTTTGTTGACAGCCCTTCAGAAGGTCCACCTCTTTGAGGAAATCACCTGGAAGAGTCCCAGAAAAGGTTCCCAGCCCGCCAACACCCCTGTCTGGCCACGGCACCTTCAGAAAGACAGCGGTCCCCTCCGAGGATATTTTGTCCTGCTGGGAAATAAGAAATTGAGCAACGCTTTCCAAAGATGGCGCTCTCACTGGGAGAAAAGGCAGCGGATTCATCAGCTAGTATTTCAAACACAGACCAGGCTGGCCAGGCG GTGCTTCAAAGCCTGGCAGAGTTTGACCCAACGGAAATGGCACAGCCAGGTAGCCCTGGAGTACCTACGGGCCCAATCCTTGAGGGCCACTTTCAGGCAGTGGTTCCTAATGGTGGAAGCCAGGAGAAACGCCAAAATGGCGGTGATTGAGCTGCTGGGGACCAAGCGCCCGAGCTCCTGCG GGCCCTGGAGGGACCCCGACAGAAGAACGTGGCCCCCAAAGTGTGTAGAAAATACTTTGGACTCTCTTTTCCACCTGAGGATGTTGCAGAAAGCATTTCTGACTTGGGAGGCGAGATGCTGGGAAGTGCAGCAGGCTAA GGCTTTTCATCATGGCTTGACCCTGCGACATTTGCGGGAGGCTCTTGGGCGATGGCACAGGAGGTCCCACAGTCTGACTCCTCTTGGGCTCGCTGAGGGCTCTCTCCTTGCGTTGGCAGATTTGCaagaatcttcctcttcctctgcctTGCCTATCACCAGTCAG GCGGTCCAACTGGTAGAGCTCGGCCTGACTTCCTTGGGGACTGTGGAAGAACCCAGCGGCCTTCCTGCTTTGGCTCCTCGCTGTCTGAACTGCAATTTTGACCGTGAAAACCCTACCCATGTCTCTAATCGGGT GAGAAAACATGGACGGCTGTGGAAACACAGCATCCAGCTGCATCGTTACCAGGGCATGTGGGACGCACGTCAACTGACAAAGGCCTGGTTGCTTTGGAAAGACACCTGTAGGACCAAATGGGTGGTAAAAGCATTG CAGAGATGGCAGAGAAGGACTCAGTGGGGTTGGAAGATATGGAGACAGCGCTGGTTGCAACTCCATGTGGCTCAGCATTTCCACGAAGACGAAGAGAAACAGTTGCTCAAAACA GCTTTTGGAAGGTGGCGTTGGCTGGCAGCTGTCTCTGGCATCCAGACAGAATAA
- the LOC139171346 gene encoding uncharacterized protein isoform X4 — protein MKNREQYLLKEPQELFTGSRKSYEAHKAGRKSSSPCQFSPDPSHCSSSNCCPLPMVFSGVRDSSPPGPALTLESLVDGDSSPEGSQTFLRSSSQSSANWCWSLHGLKKERTSICCESWSPTQVRQPAPNPQTSTVAVRKVQSSLEGSATGQWKSKWRTMLNSPLLTCQEDDSSCLKSSSGTPPTTIQKDELQDQGYLRTFGPEERLSGTFCGSERNIKNLPVEVFSLKSVENSLKTLHAGSSPNGKLSVEDTHEEKLPTLDPSEVPLCHRFEKKNGDFAAHEAGDKYGEDGGEPTITSSVDETSLLTALQKVHLFEEITWKSPRKGSQPANTPVWPRHLQKDSGPLRGYFVLLGNKKLSNAFQRWRSHWEKRQRIHQLVFQTQTRLARRCFKAWQSLTQRKWHSQVALEYLRAQSLRATFRQWFLMVEARRNAKMAVIELLGTKRPSSCGPWRDPDRRTWPPKCVENTLDSLFHLRMLQKAFLTWEARCWEVQQAKAFHHGLTLRHLREALGRWHRRSHSLTPLGLAEGSLLALADLQESSSSSALPITSQAVQLVELGLTSLGTVEEPSGLPALAPRCLNCNFDRENPTHVSNRVRKHGRLWKHSIQLHRYQGMWDARQLTKAWLLWKDTCRTKWVVKALRWQRRTQWGWKIWRQRWLQLHVAQHFHEDEEKQLLKTAFGRWRWLAAVSGIQTE, from the exons ATGAAAAACAGAGAACAATATTTGCTGAAAGAACCACAGGAGCTCTTCACTGGGTCGAGAAAAAGCTACGAGGCCCACAAGGCCGGGAGGAAGTCCTCCTCACCTTGCCAGTTTTCACCAGATCCATCTCATTGTTCCTCATCCAACTGTTGTCCGCTTCCGATGGTCTTCAGTGGGGTCAGGGACTCCTCACCTCCAGGACCAGCCCTTACTTTAGAAAGTCTGGTTGATGGTGATTCTTCTCCTGAGGGATCTCAGACTTTCCTAAGGTCTTCTTCTCAAAGTTCTGCCAATTGGTGCTGGTCCCTCCATGGGCTTAAGAAGGAACGGACTTCCATTTGTTGTGAATCCTGGTCACCTACTCAGGTTCGTCAACCAGCACCCAATCCACAGACCTCAACCGTGGCTGTGCGAAAGGTCCAGTCTTCGTTGGAAGGCAGTGCCACTGggcaatggaaaagcaaatggcGAACCATGCTTAACTCCCCCTTGCTGACATGTCAGGAAGATGATTCCAGTTGTCTGAAGAGCAGTTCAGGAACACCACCgaccacaatacaaaaagatgAGTTGCAGGATCAGGGCTATCTGAGGACATTTGGTCCAGAAGAACGTCTTTCTGGAACCTTCTGTGGCTCTGAGAGGAACATCAAGAACCTTCCAGTGGAGGTCTTTTCCCTCAAGAGTGTAGAGAACTCCCTCAAGACGTTGCATGCAGGGTCTTCTCCGAACGGAAAGTTGTCGGTGGAGGACACGCACGAAGAGAAGCTACCGACTCTTGATCCTTCTGAGGTTCCATTATGTCACCGCTTTGAGAAgaaaaatggagattttgccgCCCATGAAGCTGGAGATAAGTATGGAGAAGATGGTGGAGAGCCCACCATCACCTCCTCTGTTGATGAGACCAGTTTGTTGACAGCCCTTCAGAAGGTCCACCTCTTTGAGGAAATCACCTGGAAGAGTCCCAGAAAAGGTTCCCAGCCCGCCAACACCCCTGTCTGGCCACGGCACCTTCAGAAAGACAGCGGTCCCCTCCGAGGATATTTTGTCCTGCTGGGAAATAAGAAATTGAGCAACGCTTTCCAAAGATGGCGCTCTCACTGGGAGAAAAGGCAGCGGATTCATCAGCTAGTATTTCAAACACAGACCAGGCTGGCCAGGCG GTGCTTCAAAGCCTGGCAGAGTTTGACCCAACGGAAATGGCACAGCCAGGTAGCCCTGGAGTACCTACGGGCCCAATCCTTGAGGGCCACTTTCAGGCAGTGGTTCCTAATGGTGGAAGCCAGGAGAAACGCCAAAATGGCGGTGATTGAGCTGCTGGGGACCAAGCGCCCGAGCTCCTGCG GGCCCTGGAGGGACCCCGACAGAAGAACGTGGCCCCCAAAGTGTGTAGAAAATACTTTGGACTCTCTTTTCCACCTGAGGATGTTGCAGAAAGCATTTCTGACTTGGGAGGCGAGATGCTGGGAAGTGCAGCAGGCTAA GGCTTTTCATCATGGCTTGACCCTGCGACATTTGCGGGAGGCTCTTGGGCGATGGCACAGGAGGTCCCACAGTCTGACTCCTCTTGGGCTCGCTGAGGGCTCTCTCCTTGCGTTGGCAGATTTGCaagaatcttcctcttcctctgcctTGCCTATCACCAGTCAG GCGGTCCAACTGGTAGAGCTCGGCCTGACTTCCTTGGGGACTGTGGAAGAACCCAGCGGCCTTCCTGCTTTGGCTCCTCGCTGTCTGAACTGCAATTTTGACCGTGAAAACCCTACCCATGTCTCTAATCGGGT GAGAAAACATGGACGGCTGTGGAAACACAGCATCCAGCTGCATCGTTACCAGGGCATGTGGGACGCACGTCAACTGACAAAGGCCTGGTTGCTTTGGAAAGACACCTGTAGGACCAAATGGGTGGTAAAAGCATTG AGATGGCAGAGAAGGACTCAGTGGGGTTGGAAGATATGGAGACAGCGCTGGTTGCAACTCCATGTGGCTCAGCATTTCCACGAAGACGAAGAGAAACAGTTGCTCAAAACA GCTTTTGGAAGGTGGCGTTGGCTGGCAGCTGTCTCTGGCATCCAGACAGAATAA
- the LOC139171346 gene encoding uncharacterized protein isoform X2: MELPQRIPTAARKENIPPALNCYGAAKEQRRIRKDINIHLLLSSGSHLGELWTQVGSSIRGPNHLGENIGKVPSGRTGTSSQFQTNLFCPPSGLAKASLVQQQTNLESNPHRRRWEGGTLKRTPLRGFPERVFRDVLRNPSAMKNREQYLLKEPQELFTGSRKSYEAHKAGRKSSSPCQFSPDPSHCSSSNCCPLPMVFSGVRDSSPPGPALTLESLVDGDSSPEGSQTFLRSSSQSSANWCWSLHGLKKERTSICCESWSPTQVRQPAPNPQTSTVAVRKVQSSLEGSATGQWKSKWRTMLNSPLLTCQEDDSSCLKSSSGTPPTTIQKDELQDQGYLRTFGPEERLSGTFCGSERNIKNLPVEVFSLKSVENSLKTLHAGSSPNGKLSVEDTHEEKLPTLDPSEVPLCHRFEKKNGDFAAHEAGDKYGEDGGEPTITSSVDETSLLTALQKVHLFEEITWKSPRKGSQPANTPVWPRHLQKDSGPLRGYFVLLGNKKLSNAFQRWRSHWEKRQRIHQLVFQTQTRLARRCFKAWQSLTQRKWHSQVALEYLRAQSLRATFRQWFLMVEARRNAKMAVIELLGTKRPSSCGPWRDPDRRTWPPKCVENTLDSLFHLRMLQKAFLTWEARCWEVQQAKAFHHGLTLRHLREALGRWHRRSHSLTPLGLAEGSLLALADLQESSSSSALPITSQAVQLVELGLTSLGTVEEPSGLPALAPRCLNCNFDRENPTHVSNRVRKHGRLWKHSIQLHRYQGMWDARQLTKAWLLWKDTCRTKWVVKALRWQRRTQWGWKIWRQRWLQLHVAQHFHEDEEKQLLKTAFGRWRWLAAVSGIQTE, from the exons ATGGAATTGCCTCAAAGGATCCCGACAGCAGCCAGGAAAGAAAACATTCCCCCGGCTTTAAATTGCTACGGGGCCGCAAAAG AGCAAAGAAGGATCCGGAAGGACATCAACATTCATCTACTCCTCTCCTCAGGAAGCCATCTTGGAGAGCTCTGGACCCAGGTGGGTTCCAGCATTCGTGGTCCAAATCATCTTGGAGAAAACATCGGAAAAGTCCCATCAGGAAGGACAGGGACCAGCAGCCAATTTCAAACCAATCTCTTTTGTCCTCCCAGTGGTCTCGCCAAGGCCTCCTTGGTCCAGCAGCAAACCAACCTTGAGTCCAACCCACACAGGAGAAGGTGGGAAGGTGGGACGTTAAAAAGGACCCCTCTGAGGGGCTTCCCAGAGAGAGTTTTCCGCGACGTCCTCAGGAACCCATCTGCTATGAAAAACAGAGAACAATATTTGCTGAAAGAACCACAGGAGCTCTTCACTGGGTCGAGAAAAAGCTACGAGGCCCACAAGGCCGGGAGGAAGTCCTCCTCACCTTGCCAGTTTTCACCAGATCCATCTCATTGTTCCTCATCCAACTGTTGTCCGCTTCCGATGGTCTTCAGTGGGGTCAGGGACTCCTCACCTCCAGGACCAGCCCTTACTTTAGAAAGTCTGGTTGATGGTGATTCTTCTCCTGAGGGATCTCAGACTTTCCTAAGGTCTTCTTCTCAAAGTTCTGCCAATTGGTGCTGGTCCCTCCATGGGCTTAAGAAGGAACGGACTTCCATTTGTTGTGAATCCTGGTCACCTACTCAGGTTCGTCAACCAGCACCCAATCCACAGACCTCAACCGTGGCTGTGCGAAAGGTCCAGTCTTCGTTGGAAGGCAGTGCCACTGggcaatggaaaagcaaatggcGAACCATGCTTAACTCCCCCTTGCTGACATGTCAGGAAGATGATTCCAGTTGTCTGAAGAGCAGTTCAGGAACACCACCgaccacaatacaaaaagatgAGTTGCAGGATCAGGGCTATCTGAGGACATTTGGTCCAGAAGAACGTCTTTCTGGAACCTTCTGTGGCTCTGAGAGGAACATCAAGAACCTTCCAGTGGAGGTCTTTTCCCTCAAGAGTGTAGAGAACTCCCTCAAGACGTTGCATGCAGGGTCTTCTCCGAACGGAAAGTTGTCGGTGGAGGACACGCACGAAGAGAAGCTACCGACTCTTGATCCTTCTGAGGTTCCATTATGTCACCGCTTTGAGAAgaaaaatggagattttgccgCCCATGAAGCTGGAGATAAGTATGGAGAAGATGGTGGAGAGCCCACCATCACCTCCTCTGTTGATGAGACCAGTTTGTTGACAGCCCTTCAGAAGGTCCACCTCTTTGAGGAAATCACCTGGAAGAGTCCCAGAAAAGGTTCCCAGCCCGCCAACACCCCTGTCTGGCCACGGCACCTTCAGAAAGACAGCGGTCCCCTCCGAGGATATTTTGTCCTGCTGGGAAATAAGAAATTGAGCAACGCTTTCCAAAGATGGCGCTCTCACTGGGAGAAAAGGCAGCGGATTCATCAGCTAGTATTTCAAACACAGACCAGGCTGGCCAGGCG GTGCTTCAAAGCCTGGCAGAGTTTGACCCAACGGAAATGGCACAGCCAGGTAGCCCTGGAGTACCTACGGGCCCAATCCTTGAGGGCCACTTTCAGGCAGTGGTTCCTAATGGTGGAAGCCAGGAGAAACGCCAAAATGGCGGTGATTGAGCTGCTGGGGACCAAGCGCCCGAGCTCCTGCG GGCCCTGGAGGGACCCCGACAGAAGAACGTGGCCCCCAAAGTGTGTAGAAAATACTTTGGACTCTCTTTTCCACCTGAGGATGTTGCAGAAAGCATTTCTGACTTGGGAGGCGAGATGCTGGGAAGTGCAGCAGGCTAA GGCTTTTCATCATGGCTTGACCCTGCGACATTTGCGGGAGGCTCTTGGGCGATGGCACAGGAGGTCCCACAGTCTGACTCCTCTTGGGCTCGCTGAGGGCTCTCTCCTTGCGTTGGCAGATTTGCaagaatcttcctcttcctctgcctTGCCTATCACCAGTCAG GCGGTCCAACTGGTAGAGCTCGGCCTGACTTCCTTGGGGACTGTGGAAGAACCCAGCGGCCTTCCTGCTTTGGCTCCTCGCTGTCTGAACTGCAATTTTGACCGTGAAAACCCTACCCATGTCTCTAATCGGGT GAGAAAACATGGACGGCTGTGGAAACACAGCATCCAGCTGCATCGTTACCAGGGCATGTGGGACGCACGTCAACTGACAAAGGCCTGGTTGCTTTGGAAAGACACCTGTAGGACCAAATGGGTGGTAAAAGCATTG AGATGGCAGAGAAGGACTCAGTGGGGTTGGAAGATATGGAGACAGCGCTGGTTGCAACTCCATGTGGCTCAGCATTTCCACGAAGACGAAGAGAAACAGTTGCTCAAAACA GCTTTTGGAAGGTGGCGTTGGCTGGCAGCTGTCTCTGGCATCCAGACAGAATAA
- the LOC139171346 gene encoding uncharacterized protein isoform X3 — MKNREQYLLKEPQELFTGSRKSYEAHKAGRKSSSPCQFSPDPSHCSSSNCCPLPMVFSGVRDSSPPGPALTLESLVDGDSSPEGSQTFLRSSSQSSANWCWSLHGLKKERTSICCESWSPTQVRQPAPNPQTSTVAVRKVQSSLEGSATGQWKSKWRTMLNSPLLTCQEDDSSCLKSSSGTPPTTIQKDELQDQGYLRTFGPEERLSGTFCGSERNIKNLPVEVFSLKSVENSLKTLHAGSSPNGKLSVEDTHEEKLPTLDPSEVPLCHRFEKKNGDFAAHEAGDKYGEDGGEPTITSSVDETSLLTALQKVHLFEEITWKSPRKGSQPANTPVWPRHLQKDSGPLRGYFVLLGNKKLSNAFQRWRSHWEKRQRIHQLVFQTQTRLARRCFKAWQSLTQRKWHSQVALEYLRAQSLRATFRQWFLMVEARRNAKMAVIELLGTKRPSSCGPWRDPDRRTWPPKCVENTLDSLFHLRMLQKAFLTWEARCWEVQQAKAFHHGLTLRHLREALGRWHRRSHSLTPLGLAEGSLLALADLQESSSSSALPITSQAVQLVELGLTSLGTVEEPSGLPALAPRCLNCNFDRENPTHVSNRVRKHGRLWKHSIQLHRYQGMWDARQLTKAWLLWKDTCRTKWVVKALQRWQRRTQWGWKIWRQRWLQLHVAQHFHEDEEKQLLKTAFGRWRWLAAVSGIQTE; from the exons ATGAAAAACAGAGAACAATATTTGCTGAAAGAACCACAGGAGCTCTTCACTGGGTCGAGAAAAAGCTACGAGGCCCACAAGGCCGGGAGGAAGTCCTCCTCACCTTGCCAGTTTTCACCAGATCCATCTCATTGTTCCTCATCCAACTGTTGTCCGCTTCCGATGGTCTTCAGTGGGGTCAGGGACTCCTCACCTCCAGGACCAGCCCTTACTTTAGAAAGTCTGGTTGATGGTGATTCTTCTCCTGAGGGATCTCAGACTTTCCTAAGGTCTTCTTCTCAAAGTTCTGCCAATTGGTGCTGGTCCCTCCATGGGCTTAAGAAGGAACGGACTTCCATTTGTTGTGAATCCTGGTCACCTACTCAGGTTCGTCAACCAGCACCCAATCCACAGACCTCAACCGTGGCTGTGCGAAAGGTCCAGTCTTCGTTGGAAGGCAGTGCCACTGggcaatggaaaagcaaatggcGAACCATGCTTAACTCCCCCTTGCTGACATGTCAGGAAGATGATTCCAGTTGTCTGAAGAGCAGTTCAGGAACACCACCgaccacaatacaaaaagatgAGTTGCAGGATCAGGGCTATCTGAGGACATTTGGTCCAGAAGAACGTCTTTCTGGAACCTTCTGTGGCTCTGAGAGGAACATCAAGAACCTTCCAGTGGAGGTCTTTTCCCTCAAGAGTGTAGAGAACTCCCTCAAGACGTTGCATGCAGGGTCTTCTCCGAACGGAAAGTTGTCGGTGGAGGACACGCACGAAGAGAAGCTACCGACTCTTGATCCTTCTGAGGTTCCATTATGTCACCGCTTTGAGAAgaaaaatggagattttgccgCCCATGAAGCTGGAGATAAGTATGGAGAAGATGGTGGAGAGCCCACCATCACCTCCTCTGTTGATGAGACCAGTTTGTTGACAGCCCTTCAGAAGGTCCACCTCTTTGAGGAAATCACCTGGAAGAGTCCCAGAAAAGGTTCCCAGCCCGCCAACACCCCTGTCTGGCCACGGCACCTTCAGAAAGACAGCGGTCCCCTCCGAGGATATTTTGTCCTGCTGGGAAATAAGAAATTGAGCAACGCTTTCCAAAGATGGCGCTCTCACTGGGAGAAAAGGCAGCGGATTCATCAGCTAGTATTTCAAACACAGACCAGGCTGGCCAGGCG GTGCTTCAAAGCCTGGCAGAGTTTGACCCAACGGAAATGGCACAGCCAGGTAGCCCTGGAGTACCTACGGGCCCAATCCTTGAGGGCCACTTTCAGGCAGTGGTTCCTAATGGTGGAAGCCAGGAGAAACGCCAAAATGGCGGTGATTGAGCTGCTGGGGACCAAGCGCCCGAGCTCCTGCG GGCCCTGGAGGGACCCCGACAGAAGAACGTGGCCCCCAAAGTGTGTAGAAAATACTTTGGACTCTCTTTTCCACCTGAGGATGTTGCAGAAAGCATTTCTGACTTGGGAGGCGAGATGCTGGGAAGTGCAGCAGGCTAA GGCTTTTCATCATGGCTTGACCCTGCGACATTTGCGGGAGGCTCTTGGGCGATGGCACAGGAGGTCCCACAGTCTGACTCCTCTTGGGCTCGCTGAGGGCTCTCTCCTTGCGTTGGCAGATTTGCaagaatcttcctcttcctctgcctTGCCTATCACCAGTCAG GCGGTCCAACTGGTAGAGCTCGGCCTGACTTCCTTGGGGACTGTGGAAGAACCCAGCGGCCTTCCTGCTTTGGCTCCTCGCTGTCTGAACTGCAATTTTGACCGTGAAAACCCTACCCATGTCTCTAATCGGGT GAGAAAACATGGACGGCTGTGGAAACACAGCATCCAGCTGCATCGTTACCAGGGCATGTGGGACGCACGTCAACTGACAAAGGCCTGGTTGCTTTGGAAAGACACCTGTAGGACCAAATGGGTGGTAAAAGCATTG CAGAGATGGCAGAGAAGGACTCAGTGGGGTTGGAAGATATGGAGACAGCGCTGGTTGCAACTCCATGTGGCTCAGCATTTCCACGAAGACGAAGAGAAACAGTTGCTCAAAACA GCTTTTGGAAGGTGGCGTTGGCTGGCAGCTGTCTCTGGCATCCAGACAGAATAA